A genomic segment from Aspergillus puulaauensis MK2 DNA, chromosome 1, nearly complete sequence encodes:
- a CDS encoding uncharacterized protein (COG:I,J,T;~EggNog:ENOG410PFMP;~InterPro:IPR023631,IPR036928;~PFAM:PF01425) yields MAWESIAATKRQALKASIPAEWVIPPRIFPPDAQLDVTTFPQESGFFTKHELEITSTPALEIVSNLSSGSWTSEEVTKAFCKTAAVAQQLTNCLTEILFDEAIMRAKDLDTYFQQTGKLKGPLHGLPISIKDNFNIVGHDSTIGFTSLVDKPAIYNSTVVDILLEAGAVLYCKTNVPTAMMITESVNNIFGRTVNPRNRSLTTGGSTGGEAALIAFGGSRIGVGSDIGGSLRMPAACTGLFTLRPSCGRFPNSLARACLEGQESVSGVTGPIAKTLDEIAFWARAIISQQPWIRDPKCLPIPWESTEINKKTVKIAILWTDGFVTPTPPVARALKETVQRLVEAGHEVITWAPTDHLEILSLLGRMFLADGGKSVRELLEPTGEPFRPEMKPYEDAKEMSVYDLWQMHRSRNALCKSYLDRWNDTGIDALLCPTTPYSGVENGKFAYAGYTCVWNLLDYPAVSFPCGVRTDKAIDTPYVKHQALSDMDAQIQKDYFAEYVHGMPVSLQLVGRKLQEERLLAMTDLVLKAVTP; encoded by the exons ATGGCATGGGAATCAATTGCCGCCACAAAAAGACAGGCGCTCAAGGCCTCTATTCCGGCCGAATGGGTGATCCCTCCTAGGATCTTTCCCCCTGACGCCCAGCTAGATGTGACCACTTTCCCCCAGGAATCTGGATTTTTTACTAAACACGAACTAGAGATTACCTCTACTCCTGCCCTTGAGATCGTATCTAATCTGTCTTCGGGGTCGTGGACATCAGAGGAGGTGACAAAGGCATTCTGTAAAACTGCAGCTGTAGCTCAGCAACTG ACAAACTGCCTGACAGAAATCCTCTTCGACGAAGCCATCATGCGCGCAAAAGACCTTGATACCTATTTCCAACAAACCGGCAAGCTAAAGGGCCCCTTGCACGGTCTGCCTATTTCTATAAAGGACAACTTCAATATTGTTGGCCATGACTCTACTATCGGGTTTACATCACTCGTCGACAAGCCTGCTATCTATAATAGTACAGTTGTTGATATCCTTCTGGAAGCCGGCGCGGTACTCTACTGCAAGACCAATGTACCAACTGCTATGATGATCACAGAGTCTGTGAATAATATATTTGGCCGCACAGTTAACCCGCGGAATCGCAGCCTCACCACTGGGGGATCGACTGGTGGCGAAGCTGCCTTGATTGCATTTGGTGGTAGTCGGATTGGTGTCGGAAGTGATATTG GTGGCTCCCTCCGTATGCCCGCTGCCTGTACCGgtctcttcaccctccgTCCCTCCTGCGGGCGCTTTCCCAACTCCCTGGCACGCGCCTGTCTCGAAGGCCAGGAATCGGTGAGTGGCGTTACTGGCCCAATTGCCAAAACGCTAGACGAAATTGCTTTCTGGGCTAGGGCTATTATCAGCCAACAGCCCTGGATTCGCGACCCGAAGTGTCTCCCTATTCCCTGGGAATCAACGGAGATCAATAAGAAGACTGTCAAAATTGCTATTCTCTGGACTGACGGATTTGTTACTCCAACACCCCCTGTTGCTCGTGCACTCAAGGAGACTGTGCAGAGATTAGTGGAAGCTGGTCACGAGGTTATTACCTGGGCACCGACTGATCACTTGGAAATTCTTAGTCTGCTTGGGCGCATGTTTCTTGCAGATGGAGGGAAGTCTGTACGGGAGCTCCTTGAGCCAACGGGGGAACCATTCCGGCCAGAAATGAAGCCATATGAGGACGCAAAGGAAATGAGTGTATATGATCTATGGCAGATGCATAGGAGTCGCAACGCCCTCTGCAAATCTTACCTAGATCGGTGGAATGACACGGGAATCGATGCCCTTCTTT GCCCGACTACGCCATATAGCGGCGTTGAAAACGGTAAATTCGCTTATGCCGGGTATACATGTGTTTGGAATCTTCTTGATTATCCGGCCGTTTCGTTCCCCTGTGGTGTCAGGACTGACAAGGCTATTGATACGCCGTATGTCAAGCATCAGGCATTGAGTGACATGGACGCGCAGATTCAGAAGGATT ATTTCGCCGAGTACGTGCATGGCATGCCGGTTAGCCTGCAACTGGTGGGCCGCAAGCTCCAAGAGGAACGTTTGTTGGCTATGACGGATCTCGTACTGAAGGCTGTCACGCCATAA
- a CDS encoding uncharacterized protein (COG:G;~EggNog:ENOG410QDHG;~InterPro:IPR020846,IPR011701,IPR036259;~PFAM:PF07690;~TransMembrane:12 (i35-58o78-95i102-120o132-151i163-182o194-214i265-292o298-320i327-347o359-377i389-408o420-441i);~go_function: GO:0022857 - transmembrane transporter activity [Evidence IEA];~go_process: GO:0055085 - transmembrane transport [Evidence IEA]) yields MNIPEKEEKAMPTVQVGVLHCENEKALMRKVDWHILPVMLAAYMLQFLDKTALGYTAIFGVPESLNLVGDQYSWASSAFYFGFLVASYPVSLCFVKFPIGRFLSISFLIWAIFLACHGATSNFASLVTVRVLLGALESTIGPGLSLVTGLWYKRSEHASRHGIWFAGNSISSIFGGLLTYGIGHISNSVDPWRWIFIIFGIVTFAYGIVLFIYLPDSPRNARFLSKKEGEFVHQRAQQETHTAVSYKWSQSQCVEALVDPKTWLIFVYAMGSCIPNGGLTSFGSIVIAGFGYSTFDTLLVSLPTSVFTLIWVVLATIVTSKVPKSRCIAAAVLSLISLAGCLMVSQIDPTKKVARLAGMWLFPAYSAGVPIILSIIASNVAGYTKRTTVTAVMFIGNCAGNITGPFLFFTDEMPGYESAWLGIMISLAIAFVAILALRHLLQFQNQQRDRQQNGRIDPESRRVIDAEEVVTLDKDETDWENPGFRYYL; encoded by the exons ATGAACATTccagagaaagaagagaaggccatGCCTACGGTCCAGGTGGGAGTCCTTCATTGCGAGAACGAGAAGGCGCTGATGCGCAAGGTTGACTGGCA CATTCTGCCTGTCATGCTCGCTGCCTACATGCTTCAGTTCCTCGACAAGACTGCGCTAGGTTATACTGCAATATTTGGCGTCCCGGAATCATTG AATCTTGTTGGTGACCAGTATTCATGGGCCTCCAGTGCCTTTTACTTTGGATTCCTGGTGGCGTCATACCCGGTCTCCCTATGCTTCGTCAAATTTCCGATAGGGAGATtcctttccatttcctt CCTTATCTGGGCTATCTTCCTGGCGTGTCATGGTGCGACATCCAACTTCGCCAGTCTGGTGACTGTTCGCGTCCTCCTCGGGGCTCTGGAAAGTACAATTGGCCCCGGTCTATCTCTGGTCACCGGTCTCTGGTACAAACGGTCTGAGCATGCCTCTAGACATGGGATTTGGTTTGCAGGAAACAGCATTTCGTCTATTTTCGGCGGACTGTTAACGTATGGTATCGGTCATATCAGCAACTCAGTCGACCCATGGAGG TGGATATTCATCATATTCGGCATCGTCACCTTTGCATATGGAATTGTGCTCTTCATCTACCTACCAGACAGTCCTCGCAACGCCCGTTTCCTTTCTAAAAAGGAGGGAGAGTTTGTCCATCAACGTGCTCAGCAGGAGACACACACCGCAGTTTCATATAAATGGTCACAAAGCCAATGTGTCGAAGCACTTGTAGACCCGAAAACCTGGCTCATCTTCGTGTATGCCATGGGGTCCTGCATCCCCAATGGTGGCCTCACAAGC TTTGGAAGTATTGTTattgctgggtttggttACTCTACGTTTGACACTCTCCTCGTTTCATTACCCACCTCGGTGTTCACCTTGATATGGGTAGTTCTGGCCACGATTGTTACCTCCAAAGTTCCCAAATCGCGCTGCATTGCTGCCGCCGTTTTATCGCTCATCAGTCTAGCCGGCTGTCTCATGGTCTCCCAGATTGACCCAACCAAGAAAGTGGCCCGATTAGCTGGAATGTGGCTATTCCCTGCATATTCTGCCGGAGTCCCTATCATTTTGAGTATCATTGCCTCTAACGTCGCCGGATACACCAAGAGGACAACCGTGACCGCGGTGATGTTCATCGGAAATTGTGCTGGTAATATCACAGgcccttttctctttttcacTGATGAAATGCCGGGCTATGAG AGTGCCTGGCTGGGGATTATGATTTCACTGGCCATTGCCTTCGTCGCTATTCTTGCTTTGCGTCACCTACTTCAGTTCCAGAACCAACAGCGCGATCGCCAGCAGAATGGAAGGATAGACCCTGAATCCCGCAGGGTCATTGAcgccgaggaggttgttACACTCGATAAAGATGAGACTGACTGGGAGAACCCAGGATTCCGCTATTATTTGTAA